The Burkholderia sp. NRF60-BP8 genomic sequence CATCCGGAGCTGGTCGCTGCGCAGGTTGCCGTACGGAATCGCGATGCGGTGCATGTACGCGTGGCGCTGCATGTACAGGCCGTTCTGCAGACGCAGCGGACGGAATTCGTCTTCGCTCAACTCGCCCGACAGCCGGCGGCGCACCTGATCGCGGTACTGCGCGACTCGCTCGTCGACGATCGTCTGGTCGTATTGGTCGTACTGATACATTCGGGGACCCCAGGGTTTTCGTGTTGACCGCGCGACGTCCTAGCCACGTCGCGCCCGAATCTCCGTTCCGTCGTCACCGCCGCCATCCGCTGCCGGCTGGATTGCTAATGACGAAAACAGATATCCATATTTGAAAAACTCCGGTGAATCGTAATAAACTCGCCTTATATTTCAAACGACTAAAAAATTCTGTTGATATGCGGAAGGGTTATAAATGAACCTGCACCAATTTCGCTTCGTGCGCGAGGCCGTCCGGCAGAATTTCAACCTCACCGAGGCCGCCAAGGCGCTCTACACGTCGCAACCGGGGGTATCGAAGGCGATCATCGAGCTCGAGGACGAGCTGGGCGTCGAGATCTTCACGCGGCACGGCAAGCGCGTACGCTCGCTCACCGAACCGGGCCGGATCATCCTCGCATCGGTCGAGCGGATTCTTCAGGAAGTTGAAAGTTTAAAGAGGGTCGGGAAAGATTATGCGGCGCAGGACCAGGGCAACCTGACCATCGCGGCGACCCACACGCAGGCCCGCTACTCGCTGCCGGCGGCGATCGCCGAGTTCAAGAAGCGCTTCCCGAAGGTGCACCTGTCGATCCTGCAGGGCAGCCCGACGCAGGTGGCCGAGATGGTGATCCACGACCAGGCCGATCTCGCGATCGCGACCGAGGCGATCTCCGACTACAAGGAACTCGTGTCGCTGCCCTGCTTCCAGTGGCATCACGCGGCCGTCGTGCCGGCCGACCATCCGCTGCTCGAACGCAAGCCGGTCACGCTGGACGATCTCGCGCAATACCCGCTGATCACGTACGACGACGCGTTCGCGGGCCGCAAGAAGATCAATCATGCGTTCGCGCTGCGCGGACTGTCGCCGGACATCGTGCTCGAGGCGATCGACGCCGACGTGATCAAGACCTATGTCGAACTCGGCCTGGGCGTCGGCATCATGGCCGACATCGCGTTCAATCCCGAGCGCGATCGCGGCTTGCGGCTGATCCCGGTCGGCCATCTGTTCGGCAGCAACGTGACGCGCGTCGCGCTCAAGCAGGGCGCCTACCTGCGCAGCTATGTGTATACGCTCGTCGAACTGCTGTCGCCGACGCTGAACCGCAAGCTGATCGAGCAGGCGCTCAAGGGCGAAGCCGAATCGTACGAACTTTGACGGACAGGTATGAACCGGGGGGCGCACATTGCGCCCCTTTTCGTTGCCCGACGGACATGGAGATTCCCGCATGACGCTTCCCGCCCTGTTGCGCCGCGCCGCCGGCGCCGCCCTCGTGCTCGCCTGCGCGGTCGCGCATGCCGACCTGAAGGTCGGCGTCGACCTGTCGTCGACCGGTCCGGCCGCCGCGATCGGCATCACGAGCAAGAACGCGATCCTGATGTGGCCGAAGACGATCGCCGGGCAACCGGTGCAGGTCACGGTGCTCGACGACGCCTCCGACCCGGGCACCGCGGTGCGCAACATCCGCAAGCTGGTGGACGAGGATCACGTCGACGTCGTGGTCGGGCCGAACATCACGCCGGCCGCGCTCGCGGCGCTCGACGCGGTGGCGGCCGCGCAGACGGCGATGATCACGCTGGTCGGCTCGGGCGCGATCGTCGAGCCGCAGGAAGGCGCGCGGACCTGGGCGTTCAAGATGGCGCAGAGCGACCGCGCGATGGCCGACGTGATGACGCGCTACATGGCCAATCACGGCGTGAAGACGGTCGGCTTCATCGGCTTCGCGGACAGCTACGGCGACAGCTGGCTCAACGAATTCACGCGCTTCGCGGACCTGCGCAAGATCCGCGTGGTCGCGACCGAGCGCTTCAACCGCACCGACGCGAGCGTCACCGGCCAGGCGCTGAAGCTGATCGCGGCGAAACCCGATGCGATCCTGATCGCGGGCTCAGGCACGCCGGCCGTGCTGCCGCAGCGCACGCTGATCGAGCGCGGCTACAAGGGCGCGATCTACCAGACCCACGGGATCGCGACGCCGGAATTCATCAAGCTCGGCGGCAAGGACGTCGACGGCACGCTGTTCCCGACCCAGCCGGTGGTCGTCGCGCGCACGCTGCCTGCCGACCATCCGGCGCGCAAGGCCGCGTTGGCATTCGTCGACGCGTATGAAACGAAATACGGCGCCGGCACCGTCACGCAGTTCGCGGGCGATGCGGCG encodes the following:
- a CDS encoding CysB family HTH-type transcriptional regulator; amino-acid sequence: MNLHQFRFVREAVRQNFNLTEAAKALYTSQPGVSKAIIELEDELGVEIFTRHGKRVRSLTEPGRIILASVERILQEVESLKRVGKDYAAQDQGNLTIAATHTQARYSLPAAIAEFKKRFPKVHLSILQGSPTQVAEMVIHDQADLAIATEAISDYKELVSLPCFQWHHAAVVPADHPLLERKPVTLDDLAQYPLITYDDAFAGRKKINHAFALRGLSPDIVLEAIDADVIKTYVELGLGVGIMADIAFNPERDRGLRLIPVGHLFGSNVTRVALKQGAYLRSYVYTLVELLSPTLNRKLIEQALKGEAESYEL
- a CDS encoding ABC transporter substrate-binding protein; translated protein: MTLPALLRRAAGAALVLACAVAHADLKVGVDLSSTGPAAAIGITSKNAILMWPKTIAGQPVQVTVLDDASDPGTAVRNIRKLVDEDHVDVVVGPNITPAALAALDAVAAAQTAMITLVGSGAIVEPQEGARTWAFKMAQSDRAMADVMTRYMANHGVKTVGFIGFADSYGDSWLNEFTRFADLRKIRVVATERFNRTDASVTGQALKLIAAKPDAILIAGSGTPAVLPQRTLIERGYKGAIYQTHGIATPEFIKLGGKDVDGTLFPTQPVVVARTLPADHPARKAALAFVDAYETKYGAGTVTQFAGDAAGVYPRLADAVGRALKAAQPGTPAFRAALRRELERAHELVVPNGVVNTSDKDHVGLDQRASVMGIVKQGRFVYLSQ